GAATCACTGGTTTCACTTTTTGTAACCGTTCAGGCTATATATCAAAAGTGTAAGAAAGGGGATAAGGAGATAAGAGTGATATGGAGATAAGATAATAGAAATAGATTGAAATTTATAGAAATAGGTAGAAATTGATTGTGGAAAACAACAAATTTCCATAAATTTCTATTAGTTTCTATTAATTTCAATTTTTTTAATAATATCTCCCTATCTCCTTAATCTCCACATCTCCTTTTGTTACACCACCTGAACGCTTACCACTTTTTTCCTCTTGACAAAATTGACTCAATAATGTAAAATAATAACCAATATGAGTGGTTTTGAAACAATATATTATACATTTACCAAACCTGTTGTCAGTATGAAAGCACTTCAAGGGCAGAAACCCGTAAGTTGGGCGTTTTTTGTGGTGCTTTTAGCCACTATCAGTAGCCATGTGGGAGGAGTATTAATAAGCCCGGTTGAGCTAAATGTGGCTAAGGCTATCCTCACGGTAGGATTACTGGGAAGATTAATTTTTATCATTGGTATCTGGATAGTTGGAACGGCGATTCTCCATCTATTTGCTGAATGGTTTGACGGAGAAGGTAAAGTAAGTAGTTTGTTCACGGCATTAGGCTTTTGTTTTTTACCCGCAATATTAATTACCCCCTGGTCATTATTAATTCAAAATACCCCACACACAATAAAATTCTCACTCTATCTCCTTTTTAATTTAATCATCCTCCTGTGGATAGTCAAATTAGAAATTATCTCTATCCGTGAGATTTATCAGGTCTCAAATTTTAGGGCAGTGATGATATTAACCACACCTGCTACTCTCATTATTCTTGGTGTTTTTATACTTATCCTCCTTGCCTTAGTGCTGAGTTTTTCCATTATCCCTGCTTCTTTTCCACATTCCCTGTTTTAAGAGCATTTTAGATTTTGGATTTATCTAAAATCGAAAGAAGGATAAAAAAGATGAAGGCAATTATTGCTTTAGAAGATGGAAAAATATTTGAAGGACAGGCATTTGGCCACTCTGGAGAAAAATATGGCGAGATAGTTTTTAATACCAGTATGACCGGGTATCAAGAAATTCTAACTGACCCTTCCTACAAAGGTCAAATAGTGACAATGACTTATCCCTTGATTGGCAACTATGGGGTAAACGATGAGGATATGGAATCTCAAATGCCTCATGTTGAGGGTTTTGTGGTTAAAGAATACAGTCAAATTTATAGCAATTGGCGAGCACAAAAAACATTGGCTGAATTTCTGAAAGAGCATAAAATTATTGGAGTAGAAGGGGTAGATACAAGGGCACTTACCAAACACATTCGGACTTGTGGTGCAATGAAAGCAGTTATCTCAACTGAGGATTTAGATAAAGAAAGTCTTGTGGCTAAAGCCATCTCTTCTCCTGGCTTAATTGGTCGGGACTTAGTTAAAGAAGTTACTTGCCAAAAGGCGTATCATTGGCAAACCAATCCCCAGTCCCCAATCCCCAATCTAAAATACAAAATTGTGGCGATGGATTTTGGTGTAAAACATAATATCTTACGGATGCTGGAAGATGTTGGTTGTGAAATGATTATTGTGCCAGCGAACACCTCGGCAGAAGAAATACTTTCCTACCATCCTGATGGCATTTTTTTATCCAATGGTCCCGGCGACCCCGCTGGTGTCCCTTATGCGGTTGAAACCGTTAAAAAACTCATCTACCAATTACCAATTACCAATTACCAGTTACCAGTTACCAATTACCAATTGTCAATCTTTGGCATTTGCTTAGGCCATCAGATTTTAGGATTAGCCTTTGGTGGTAAAACCTACAAACTTAAATTCGGACACCGAGGTGGAAATCAACCGGTGAAAGATTTAGCCACCG
This is a stretch of genomic DNA from bacterium. It encodes these proteins:
- a CDS encoding YIP1 family protein, which encodes MSGFETIYYTFTKPVVSMKALQGQKPVSWAFFVVLLATISSHVGGVLISPVELNVAKAILTVGLLGRLIFIIGIWIVGTAILHLFAEWFDGEGKVSSLFTALGFCFLPAILITPWSLLIQNTPHTIKFSLYLLFNLIILLWIVKLEIISIREIYQVSNFRAVMILTTPATLIILGVFILILLALVLSFSIIPASFPHSLF
- the carA gene encoding glutamine-hydrolyzing carbamoyl-phosphate synthase small subunit: MKAIIALEDGKIFEGQAFGHSGEKYGEIVFNTSMTGYQEILTDPSYKGQIVTMTYPLIGNYGVNDEDMESQMPHVEGFVVKEYSQIYSNWRAQKTLAEFLKEHKIIGVEGVDTRALTKHIRTCGAMKAVISTEDLDKESLVAKAISSPGLIGRDLVKEVTCQKAYHWQTNPQSPIPNLKYKIVAMDFGVKHNILRMLEDVGCEMIIVPANTSAEEILSYHPDGIFLSNGPGDPAGVPYAVETVKKLIYQLPITNYQLPVTNYQLSIFGICLGHQILGLAFGGKTYKLKFGHRGGNQPVKDLATGKIDITAQNHGFCVDINSLNKDEVEITHINPNDQTLEGMRHKKLPIFSIQYHPEASPGPHDAGYLFKKFVEMMNRN